One Hemibagrus wyckioides isolate EC202008001 linkage group LG09, SWU_Hwy_1.0, whole genome shotgun sequence DNA segment encodes these proteins:
- the pcare1 gene encoding photoreceptor cilium actin regulator, with product MGCSPSRGNKFHGAQEKFNKGKTLLPRTKGTPEDGQSDDGGNVSSGGGETDGEACETRTIGEKRLDSDTISVPSVKKHSVGEQGAATITSDRLDTQEISINLSSQRKEKHTEKEEEKKYEKRGARKTKNPKNLKPSKKKDKRRKSATDKKVDFPEQLVKAHQAAYGYLNPSIDKYELLLGLLDHAAQTHISLQPMAAFMALRYEEFNQGLEKIVEEGEKLLKDHGGHLAWPCNVKNLSSSGKPTTTEPPPDLLQQLLQYTVQRMRLVGQSVKGIGDTALEEAVDYFSFISEVLEEKLNAKRAVEARLMQLLTQIEVGTVQRPGPEDSTLFSEDSGIGVESESLAGSDRHRHRRESCESTESSHTVIYGPENTTPVHQASSKLNEKISHSSSVTSIDSTCTFTGKVFGDTESLLGSVSLDDGEEEEEDNSEGNEEEQVEGKMRTRSSSSPPDPDHQTPCMPIKRIENPQNVEMTLKMKDAISERIHFVASQHSGEKIKPGISKTNDHQWMEEGEKSPKRPQSAIHQATKRKTSCSVTKQHRSRSAESLRSKSDDPTLLELERTQKVLNKRLEKMGMVRTEQNAKKEISKPRKQIQSSQLRPLNLTSSNSQQKPLSQKRVTGNQEDEKDKKIYLKIYKTAKGPMKATSLSSPPPSPQQLLEMSPRGNSVKKLIDTFSHGMDERKQFHESSKKLGPLKGVRKYGVPVIPGLGSEDFSRIKNDNNNQKESTTLDNQDNIDMDNLPPPPLEVLMDNSFENVEMSKKDEKVNRGGQSILPKTTSMSQKLRTSMQSVTVLPSKGSVRKSSNSISPAQNIALHPSGVAKNSQVASTTSGMRNEEAASLYKQARKIIHLQYSSNSPTEKSSADNDNIQQLTQSSIERNQEDKKIPETVPSTATAENQSPDTPAVSRTRILPSTPVVHRRLPSPPVSKKQPISSSSSSPLIFRKLPTPPPGSQRTLPSTPNTQDAMPSCISGLTYPFKAPSPPASPKVQRRFRDNNSEDSRVFSNARSVFCPASSSLFEAKPFPIPKPPQAWSSSGSSILPRPWADRGRMPTSVRGPQPFIRRSQSDHRPSLSHPPRAPVVSIAQSCGSEPAISTQGLEDAPIRDTWNKQLELREANRSSSHPDLCIVGQALQCE from the exons ATGGGTTGTTCCCCATCGAGGGGAAATAAATTCCATGGAGCACAGGAAAAATTCAATAAAGGAAAAACTTTGCTGCCACGGACCAAGGGAACCCCAGAAGATGGACAGTCTGATGATGGAGGAAATGTAAGTTCTGGTGGaggtgagacagatggagaagCTTGTGAAACAAGGACAATAGGAGAAAAGAGACTGGACAGCGATACAATTTCTGTTCCTTCTGTCAAGAAACACTCTGTGGGTGAACAAGGGGCAGCAACGATTACCTCAGACAGACTGGACACACAAGAGATTTCAATAAATTTATCATcacaaagaaaagagaaacacacagaaaaggaagaggaaaagaaatatGAGAAAAGGGGTGCAAGGAAGACAAAGAATCCGAAAAATTTAAAACCAAGCAAAAAGAAAGATAAGAGGAGAAAATCTGCAACTGACAAGAAGGTGGATTTTCCAGAGCAACTTGTGAAAGCTCACCAAGCGGCATATGGATATCTTAATCCCAGTATTGACAAATATGAATTGCTTTTGGGTTTATTAGATCATGCAGCACAAACTCACATTTCTTTGCAACCCATGGCTGCATTTATGGCTCTGCGGTATGAAGAGTTCAACCAAGGCCTAGAAAAAATTGTTGAAGAAGGAGAGAAGCTTTTAAAAGACCATGGAGGACATTTGGCTTGGCCATGCAATGTGAAAAATCTTTCTTCTTCTGGCAAACCCACTACCACTGAACCCCCACCTGACTTACTTCAACAGCTACTTCAGTATACTGTTCAGAGGATGCGTCTTGTGGGACAATCTGTGAAAGGGATTGGGGACACAGCCCTTGAGGAGGCagtggattatttttcttttatatctgAAGTCCTAGAGGAAAAACTAAATGCAAAGCGTGCAGTTGAGGCTAGGCTAATGCAGCTGCTAACTCAAATTGAAGTTGGCACCGTACAAAGACCTGGACCAGAAGATTCAACATTGTTTAGTGAAGACAGTGGTATTGGTGTAGAAAGCGAGTCACTGGCCGGATCAGACAGACATCGCCATCGGAGAGAAAGCTGTGAATCAACTGAGTCCAGTCACACAGTTATTTACGGTCCTGAAAACACTACCCCCGTCCACCAAGCCTCCTCTAAACTTAATGAAAAAATCAGCCACAGCAGCTCTGTAACCTCCATTGACTCCACTTGTACTTTTACAGGTAAGGTGTTCGGAGACACAGAATCTTTGCTTGGTTCTGTCTCCTTGGATGATggtgaggaagaagaagaagacaacaGTGAGGGCAACGAGGAAGAACAAGTTGAGGGTAAAATGAGGACACGTTCAAGCTCTTCTCCACCTGATCCtgaccatcaaacaccatgcaTGCCTATAAAGCGAATAGAAAATCCACAAAATGTAGAGATGACATTAAAAATGAAGGATGCCATAAGTGAACGGATTCATTTTGTTGCCTCTCAACACTCAGGAGAAAAGATCAAACCTGGAATCTCAAAGACCAATGATCATCAGTGGAtggaagagggggaaaaaagtccCAAAAGACCACAGTCGGCTATTCATCAAGcaactaaaagaaaaacaagttgTTCTGTTACAAAACAGCATCGTTCAAGATCAGCAGAGTCTCTGCGTAGTAAATCAGATGACCCCACACTTCTTGAACTGGAAAGGACACAAAAAGTGTTGAATAAGAGGCTGGAAAAAATGGGAATGGTCAGAACtgaacaaaatgcaaaaaaagagaTTTCAAAGCCAAGAAAGCAAATACAGTCTAGCCAACTACGTCCTTTAAATTTAACTTCATCTAATAGTCAGCAAAAGCCACTCAGTCAAAAGAGAGTTACAGGAAATCAGGAGGATGAAAAGGACAAAAAGATCTATCTAAAAATCTATAAAACTGCTAAAGGACCCATGAAGGCAACATCCCTTTcaagtccaccaccatcaccccaaCAACTCTTAGAAATGTCTCCAAGAGGAAATTCTGTAAAGAAACTGATTGACACTTTCAGTCATGGAATGGATGAAAGGAAACAGTTTCATGAAAGTTCAAAAAAGCTTGGACCTCTTAAAGGGGTTAGGAAGTATGGGGTTCCAGTCATTCCAGGTTTGGGAAGTGAAGACTTTTCAAGGATtaaaaatgacaacaacaatCAAAAGGAATCGACAACCTTGGATAATCAAGATAATATTGACATGGACAACCTACCACCACCTCCTCTGGAGGTTCTCATGGATAATTCTTTTGAAAATGTAGAAATGagcaaaaaagatgaaaaagtgAACAGAGGGGGACAGTCTATCCTGCCAAAGACAACCAGCATGTCTCAAAAACTCCGTACCTCCATGCAATCTGTTACAGTACTACCTAGCAAGGGAAGTGTGAGAAAGAGTTCTAACAGCATATCGCCTGCACAAAATATTGCCCTGCACCCCAGTGGGGTGGCTAAGAATAGCCAAGTTGCTTCCACAACTAGTGGAATGAGGAATGAGGAGGCTGCCTCACTTTACAAGCAGGCTCGAAAAATTATTCACTTGCAGTATTCATCTAATTCTCCCACAGAGAAATCTTCTGCTGACAATGACAACATTCAACAACTCACTCAAAGCAGTATCGAAAGAAATCAGGAGGACAAAAAGATCCCTGAAACAGTGCCTTCCACTGCAACTGCTGAAAATCAATCCCCTGACACTCCAGCTGTATCCAGGACCCGCATTTTACCCTCTACACCTGTTGTTCACCGCAGACTACCCAGTCCTCCTGTTTCTAAAAAACAACCAATTTCATCTAGTTCATCCAGTCCGTTAATATTTCGCAAACTTCCTACACCACCCCCAGGCAGCCAACGGACATTACCTAGTACCCCCAATACTCAAGATGCCATGCCAAGCTGCATTTCTGGATTAACCTACCCTTTTAAGGCACCATCTCCCCCTGCCTCACCAAAAGTGCAGCGACGGTTTCGAGATAACAATAGTGAGGACTCAAGAGTATTTAGCAATGCTCGCTCGGTTTTTTGTCCAGCCTCATCGTCTTTGTTTGAGGCAAAACCGTTTCCTATACCTAAACCCCCACAGGCGTGGAGCTCCTCTGGAAGCAGCATACTACCTCGCCCCTGGGCTGACCGTGGTAGGATGCCTACATCTGTCCGAGGGCCACAGCCTTTCATTCGGCGTAGTCAGTCTGACCACAGACCAAGCCTCAGCCATCCACCTAGAGCTCCAGTAGTATCTATTGCCCAGTCTTGTGGGAGTGAACCAGCTATCAGTACTCAGGG GCTGGAAGATGCTCCAATCAGAGATACCTGGAACAAGCAGCTGGAGCTTAGAGAAGCAAATCGCTCTTCCTCACACCCAGACCTGTGCATTGTGGGTCAGGCTTTACAATGTGAATGA
- the LOC131359942 gene encoding G-protein coupled receptor family C group 6 member A-like: MLLWRNILLSCTVLSVAYFGHACDYEVYKCGAFAPGDVQIGMLSSCFSKVENLYSRGAPDIYNCSEFNPVSFVRMLAFIYTIETINNSSFLPGVRIGYRICDTCCHASKALQSTKRLLEFNYTEPGHCERNLNPKIKAIIGARYSEVSICVARYLSLYMVPQISASSSAEALSDQLRYPSFLRTIPSDIHQTKALAKLMSYFEWEWVGVVHGDDDYGKNALQGFLENAENENICTAFIEPLPTYLDFKDIDMLIQRVVQTIQNSTAKVVLVILREELVYKLFTEVIKQNISRTWIASDAWSTSQNISKMKGIDSIGDVFGFSFITGPIPGFKEYLQNLAITPGAENRFIEEYQKLGNEKDYLTKVVDITQAFADRLAVLSVAHSLRTLLKCTQTACPGNKDFPPFELLKELKQVNFTLDNQTFYFNASGNFVNGYHLLNWAQNKSSGQRDFVVVGGYQLEKEQINIHKNFQWYNSNLNTIPISICSNACPPGKIRKLLKPSCCHECIDCLEGTYSNDTNLQNCFPCQNGTWSLKGWTNCTAKTEVYWKWNGLQAIVFLVFDIAGFLLLFMNLIIYLVFRESPVIKQAGGYIYLLIMVGLALSYTSVIVFIGRPNVHQCRARQVLYGLGFSLSVSCILVKALRTFLAFLPRHRQHNVKKFYKPPVIIGFGTFLQVLICIFWLIFDSPSVDIQTRNDSMEITVQCNEGSGMGFGFMLCYTALLALICFILAFKGRKVPQRFNETGHIILSMLIFLFVWVCFTPIYVTKIQQRYSVQAAAILVSSYGIIFCHFAPKWYMALCKKKDEVTKEAYIAQARNYRTSNASILTTSSGVGSLASETGLHLSVSQTSMNMSIKSNNSAICSISSACILNTNKSSNSQEIRRRFRRMSI, from the exons atgttgcTTTGGAGGAACATATTGCTTTCATGCACTGTTTTATCAGTCGCATATTTCGGGCATGCTTGTGATTATGAAGTGTATAAATGTGGAGCCTTTGCTCCAGGAGACGTACAAATAGGAATGCTTAGCTCCTGTTTTTCTAAAGTGGAGAATCTATATTCAAGAGGAGCTCCAGACATTTACAACTGCTCTGA atttaatcCTGTATCATTTGTGAGGATGCTTGCTTTCATCTACACCATCGAAACCATTAATAATTCCAGCTTCCTGCCTGGGGTACGCATAGGTTACCGCATCTGTGACACTTGCTGCCATGCTTCAAAAGCCCTACAGAGCACAAAGCGCCTACTGGAATTTAACTACACTGAACCTGGCCATTGTGAGCGTAATCTAAACCCCAAGATAAAGGCGATCATCGGAGCACGGTACTCTGAAGTGTCAATCTGTGTGGCTCGCTATCTGAGCCTCTACATGGTGCCACAG atAAGTGCAAGCTCATCTGCAGAAGCATTGAGTGACCAGCTGCGCtacccttccttccttcgcACCATACCCAGTGATATCCACCAAACCAAAGCCTTGGCCAAACTCATGTCTTACTTTGAGTGGGAGTGGGTTGGTGTTGTTCATggagatgatgattatggtaaAAACGCATTACAAGGATTTCTGGAAAACGCAGAAAATGAGAATATTTGCACCGCCTTCATAGAACCATTGCCTACATATCTGGATTTTAAGGACATTGATATGCTGATCCAAAGAGTGGTCCAAACCATCCAAAACTCCACAGCAAAAGTTGTGCTAGTCATCTTAAGAGAAGAACTTGTGTACAAACTCTTCACCGAGGTGATCAAACAGAACATATCACGCACTTGGATAGCCAGTGACGCCTGGTCAACGTCACAAAATATCAGTAAAATGAAGGGCATCGACAGCATCGGCGATGTGTTCGGTTTCAGCTTCATCACGGGCCCTATCCCTGGATTTAAAGAGTATCTGCAAAATCTTGCCATCACCCCGGGTGCTGAGAATAGGTTCATAGAAGAATACCAAAAATTAGGGAATGAAAAAGACTACTTAACAAAAGTAGTGGATATTACACAGGCTTTTGCTGACCGATTAGCTGTGCTATCGGTTGCTCATTCCTTAAGGACACTTTTAAAATGTACCCAAACTGCCTGTCCAGGAAACAAAGATTTCCCTCCCTTTGAG cTTCTCAAAGAACTGAAACAGGTCAACTTTACTCTGGACAATCAAACCTTCTACTTCAATGCATCCGGAAATTTTGTCAATGGCTACCATTTGTTGAACTGGGCACAAAATAAGTCTAGTGGACAAAGAGATTTTGTTGTTGTCGGGGGATACCAACTGGAGAAAGAAcaaattaatattcataaaaattTTCAGTGGTATAATTCGAATTTGAATACG ATCCCAATTTCTATATGCTCCAATGCCTGCCCTCCTGGCAAAATAAGAAAACTTTTAAAGCCATCCTGCTGTCATGAATGCATAGATTGTTTGGAAGGCACTTACTCTAATGACACAA accTTCAGAACTGTTTCCCATGCCAAAATGGGACATGGTCACTAAAAGGATGGACAAACTGCACAGCAAAGACAGAAGTCTATTGGAAGTGGAATGGCCTACAAGCTATCGTTTTTCTAGTGTTTGACATTGCAGGATTTCTCCTCTTGTTTATGAACCTGATTATCTACTTGGTGTTTCGTGAGAGTCCAGTCATCAAACAAGCTGGAGGCTACATTTATCTTCTCATTATGGTAGGGTTAGCGCTTAGCTATACCAGTGTCATAGTCTTCATCGGTAGACCCAACGTTCATCAGTGTAGGGCACGGCAGGTCCTGTATGGCTTAGGCTTTTCACTATCCGTCTCATGTATCTTGGTAAAAGCCTTGCGAACTTTTTTAGCCTTTCTTCCTCGACACCGCCAACACAATGTCAAAAAATTCTACAAGCCTCCTGTCATTATTGGCTTCGGCACCTTCCTTCAAGTCCTCATTTGCATTTTTTGGCTCATTTTTGATTCTCCTTCTGTAGATATCCAGACGCGTAATGACAGCATGGAGATCACTGTGCAGTGTAATGAAGGTTCTGGCATGGGATTTGGTTTCATGCTTTGCTACACAGCCTTACTTGCACTCATCTGCTTTATTCTGGCATTTAAAGGGAGAAAAGTTCCTCAGCGCTTCAATGAAACTGGACACATTATCCTCAGCATGTTGATATTTCTGTTTGTATGGGTGTGCTTCACTCCGATATACGTCACCAAGATTCAACAGCGCTACTCAGTTCAAGCTGCAGCTATCTTGGTTTCATCGTATGGAATTATCTTCTGTCACTTTGCCCCCAAGTGGTACATGGCCCTTTGTAAGAAGAAGGATGAGGTCACTAAGGAGGCCTATATTGCACAGGCACGCAATTACAGAACATCAAATGCCTCCATTCTTACTACTTCTTCAGGGGTCGGGTCACTAGCTTCAGAAACTGGACTCCACCTCTCAGTTTCACAGACGAGCATGAACATGAGCATAAAATCAAACAATAGTGCGATTTGTTCAATTAGCTCTGCATGTATTTTGAATACAAATAAATCCAGTAACTCTCAGGAGATACGGAGAAGGTTTCGCAGAATGTCTATTTAG